A region of the Agrobacterium sp. RAC06 genome:
AAGATCGAAGCCATGGAATTCGAAACACCCGGCGGACGAGAGGATGGCGACGATGCGCCCAGCCGCGCCGTCGAGAGCCGCACGGGTCTACTCAAGCTCAGGGTTGTTGACGAGGACTGAGACCCGGTCCAAAAGAGCGCGACAGCCTAGAGCATTCAGGGAGGCACCGCGCTCATGATCACCGTCTTCGGCTCCATCAACATGGACCTCGTTGCCACCACGCCCAGGCTGCCAAAGCCGGGTGAAACGGTCGCCGGGACGGGATTTGCAACGGCAGCGGGCGGCAAGGGTGCAAATCAGGCGCTGGCAGCCCGGCGCGCCGGGGCCGAGGTGCGCATGGTCGGCGCTGTCGGTCGCGACGAGTTCGCAGGCCCGGCGCTTGATCTTCTCGACAAGGCAGGCGCAATCCTTTCGGCCGTTGCCCGCGTCGATGGCCCGACCGGTACCGCGCTCATCCTGGTGGGGGGCGACGGCGAGAACATGATCGCCGTCGTGCCCGCCGCCAATGGCACCGTCAGCGCTGCGCAGGCCGAGAGCGCTATAGAGGGCATGCAGGACGGCGATATCCTGATGGTGCAGCAGGAGGTGCCGGCAGGCTCCGTCGAGGCTGCGCTGAAGAGCGCGAAAGCACGGGGCGTCCGGACGGTGCTGAACATCGCACCCCTCACCCCGGAGACAGAAGACCTGGCGGCGCTTGCGGATATCGTCATCGCTAACGAAACCGAATTCGAACGGCTGGTCGGCCGTGACAACCTGACAGGCGAAGAGCGGGAGCAGATCCTCCTCGACATGCATGGCAAGACCGGTCAGATCCTGATCGTCACCCTCGGCGCCGATGGCGTGATTGCTGCCGAAGGTGGCACTGTGCACCGGACCAAGGGCCTGAAGATCGTGCCGGTCGATACGGTCGGCGCTGGCGATACCTTCTGCGGCTATCTTGCCGCGAGCCTGGACGCTGGTCTTGCTTTCGGCGATGCGCTGCGCCGCGCAGCCGTCGCCGGATCGCTTGCTTGCCTCAAGGCCGGCGCCCAGCCGTCGATCCCCGTGGCCGCCGATGTGACGGCCTCGCTTTGATACTTAATCAGGCCGCTTAAGTCTGATTTATTGCCCGTTAAGCAATGGAACATAGCATCGGTCGCGATCGGGGTATGCGAAAGCGTGCCCGGCCGCGCCATGACAGCGCGGAACGAATGTCCCTGCGTCCTGATCCTCAGTTTTCGAGGCTCCCATGTTCGCCTTCTTTACCCGTTCGATCGCCGCCAAACTTCTGGTCGTCACCGGCGTTGCCATCGGACTTGTGCTTTTCCTTTCCAATCTCGTTCTGATTTCTCAGACCCGTGATCGGGTTCATTCCCTGACAATGGAACAGGCCAATGCCGAGGCCAAATCCATCGCCCGCGAGATCGCCGGGGACATCGGCGAACTGGCAAGTGCCGCACGCACCATGTCCGGCGTCATCGGTCGCGGCCACGAAGGAAAATCGCTCGACCGCCAGGGGATCACGAACATCCTCAAGGCCAACCTTGAGCAGAACCCATTCGCCTTCGGAAGCTGGATGGCGGAGGAACCCCGCGCCATCGACGGTCAGAAGGATGAAATCAAGGGCAAGCTTGAGCTCTCCGCCAATGACGACGGTGACTTTACGCCCTATTGGTCGAAAGATCGTAATGGCGACATTCAGTTCTCCACCTTCCGGGCGGACTATCCGGCAGAATGGTACGCACTCGCTGCCAAGAGCGGCAAAGGCGCGATCACCGCACCCTATCTCGCCGAAGGCACCGACGTTCCGACGACGATGAGCTCTATTGCCTATCCGGTCTATTCCGGCGGCAAGCTGCTCGGCGTGACGGGCGTCGACATGTCCCTGCTTTCGCTCTCCGAGAAGCTCAAGGCGTTGAAGCCATTTGAAACCGGGCGTGTGCTGCTCGTGGCGCAAGGCGCGCAGTGGCTCGTGGCCCCGACTGACGAGCTTCTGATGAAGTCATACGAAGCCGAAGGGGCCGACGCCCTCAAGACTTCGCTGTCGAACGGAACCGGCAGCCTCGTACCAAATCTTTCCGACGCAAGCGGCGAAGGCTACGACCGCCTGCTCTACCCCTTTGCCGTTCCCGGCGTGAACGCCACCTGGGCGGTGATCATCGACATTCCGCATGCTGCGATCAACGCACCGATCGAGGCACAGACCATGATGATGATCATTGGCGGCCTGATCGTACTTGCAGCCGTGATGCTGGCGCTGTTCCTTGCAGTGCGTTCGATCGCCCAGCGCCCGCTGCACGGGCTGGTCGGCGACGTCGAACGCATGACCAAGGGCGACTACGCCAGTGACGTTTCAAACCAAGATCGCCAGGATGAGATCGGTCTTGTCGCCAAGGCGCTCGACGGCTTCCGCCACAAGCTCGCCGAAAGCAACATGCTTGCCGCCGAAGCCGATGCACAGCGCAAGGCCGCTGAAGGCGAGCGCCGTCGCAACGAAGACGAACGCACTCAATCCGCTTCGGTGCAACAGCATGTCGTGACCGCGCTCGGAAGCGGTCTCGCGCAGCTCTCTCAGGGCAATCTCACCTATCGGATCGCCGACGAATTCCCGGGCGAGTATGCCGCCCTGAAGCGCGACTTCAACGATGCCGTGACAAGCCTCGAACAGGCGCTCGCCTCTGTGAACGGCAGCGTGGTCAACATCGCCGCCGGCACCAGCGAGATCTCCGAAAGCGCTGCAGACCTTTCCAAGCGAACCGAGCAGCAGGCGGCGAGCCTTGAGGAGACGGCGGCGGCTCTGAACGAGCTGACCGAACAGGTCAATTCGAGCGCCGACAATGCAGGGACAGCGGCAAACACCGTTTCGGTTGCAGTGAAGGATGCCGAAAAGTCTGGCGAGGTAGTACAGAAAGCAGTTGCCTCGATGCATGGCATCGAGCAGTCGTCGCAGGAAATCTCCCGCATCATCGGGGTCATCGACGAGATCGCCTTCCAGACCAACCTGCTCGCGCTCAATGCGGGCGTGGAAGCGGCGCGTGCCGGGGAAGCCGGAAAGGGCTTTGCCGTCGTCGCGCAGGAAGTCCGTGAGCTCGCCCAGCGTTCGGCAACGGCCGCCAAGGAGATCAAGGCGCTGATCAATGCCTCGGCCGCCCAGGTCAAGGACGGCGTCGAGCTTGTCGGCGAAGCCGGTCAGACGCTCGAAAAGATCGCCCAGCAGGTCATGCAGATCAACGGCCTCATCCGCCAGATCTCCGCTTCGGCAAGCGAACAGGCATCCGGCCTCAAGGAGGTCAATGCCGCCGTCAACCAGATGGACCAGGTGACCCAGCAGAACGCTGCGATGGTGGAAGAGACGACGGCGGCCAGCATGGCGCTGCGCAACGAGTCCGATACGCTGCGCGGCCTGGTGGCGAAGTTCCAGGTAACCGGCGCTGCTGCGCCAGTTGCGGCCCTGCGCGCTGCGGCGGAAACGATGCGAAGCCCCGCAACCTCAACGGCTGCAAGCCCCAGAGCACCGGTCTATACGCCGGCCCCTCGCAAGATGGCGGCGGCAGGCGGCGCTGCGGCAAGTGCGGACAATTGGGAAGAGTTCTGAGGTTCAGAGCCCAAGTCCAAATCCAAATCAAAGGGCGCTGCCGAGGCAGCGCCCTTATTCGTTTGATCAAAGGCGGGCAAAGCGCTCGATCAACAGATCGAAGAAGCCGTCGGCATCGACGCTGCGCATGAAGGTCGCATTCGGCGTGCGGCCGGAGACGCGCCACCAGTCGACAACGGTCATGCCGACCGTCAGCTCGGACTGAAGCTCGACTTCGACATTGCAATGACGTCCGCTGAAGAGTTCCGGCTTTAGAAGGTAGGCAACCACCGTCGGATCATGTAGCGGGCCGCCATCCGAGCCGTATTTCTCCTCGTCGAAGCGCTCGAAGAATTCCAGCCACTCGACCATGACCTTGGCCGGCTTTGTGCCGAGCGCCGCCATGCGCGCAACGCGGGCCTTGGTGGTCATCAGCTGGTGGGTGACATCGAGCGGCATGATGGTGACCGGGATGCCCGAGCCGAGGACGGCAGCCGCGGCATGCGGATCGACATAGATGTTGAATTCGGCGGCCGGCGTGATGTTGCCCCCCTCGGAGAAGCCACCACCCATCATCACCAGTTCCTTGACGCGCGGGGCGATGTCCGGCGCCTTCTGAAGCGCAAGGCCGATGTTCGTCAGCGGGCCGAGCGTGCAGAGCGTGACGGTGCCTGCCGGCTCGTTGCGGACTGTCTCGATGATGAAGTCCACGGCGTGCTGGCTCTGGACGGCCATTGTCGGTTCGGGGAGAACCGCACCATCAAGTCCGGTCTTGCCATGGACGTGTTCGGCTGTGACGAGCGGGCGTACCATGGGCCGATCAGCCCCTTCGAAGACGCGCCGGTCGGTCTCGCCGCAGAGCTCGCAGACGATGCGGGCATTGCGGCTCGTCATCGTGAGGGGCACGTTGCCGGCGACCGTGGTGATGCCAAGCAGGTCGAGTTCATCCGGGCTCGCAAAGGCGAGCATGAGGGCGGCGGCATCGTCCTGACCGGGGTCGGTATCGATGATGATCTTGCGGGGTTCTGTCATGGAGCAATCCTAAAGTCGAAAGGCCGAGGCTTGGAACGCGGGTTCGCTTTTGTCAAGCAAGACAGTGCTTGTCGAGGGCCGTGCGATTTCCCATATTTGGCAGACGACGACAGTCCTTGAGGGCTGCACAAGGGAATGAAATGACGCGCAACAGACTGCCATCCGAAGCCTTCATCATCACCTTCGACACCGGCGACGGTAGCGCCTTTCGGCGCCCACGGGGTAGCGATGGCTACCCGCCCTATGACATCGAGCGACTGCCGCCGCAGAAAGGCAGCGAACGGCTGCGCGTGACGCTCGCCGTGGCAGGCTTCGCAGAGGACGAACTCGATGTCAGCGTGGAGGCCAGTCAGCTCGTGATTCGTGGCAAGCAGGCCGAACGCGAGGAGGCAGACTATCTCTTCCGAGGCATTGCCTCACGTCAGTTCCAGCGGGTCTTTGCCATCGAAGACGGCATGGAGGTGACCGGGGCCTCGCTGAGAAACGGTCTTCTGGCAATCGAGATCATCCGCCATGATCCCGTGCATCTGGTAAGGAAAATTAACATCTCCACCGCAGAATGAAGTTCGCGGCAATGTTCTGCCGCCTCTCCCTCATTCGCGGAGGATCGGAATGTTACTCAAAGAAGCCTCATCCCGCCTGACGAAATCCGAACTGGCGCATCTCGGCGCCGGCGAAGTGGGCTATATCAGGAAGATGAAATCGGACGACGTGTCCCGCTGCTTTCCGGAGGCCCCGGAAATCGATCCAACGCTGGATCTCTGGGCGCTGTTTGCCGCAGACGGCACGCCGATCCTGCTCACCGACAACAGGTCCAGCACCTTTTTCAAGGCAGCGGAAGACGACCTCAAGACCGTTTCGCTGCACTAACAAGTGCAGCGAGCCGCCATCTCACAGAGATGCAAATCGGCGCTTTTGAAATGTGAGATAGGCCGACGACCGGCCTTCACGCCGAGCCTTGGCTTCATAGCGTGTCCCCGGCCAGCCCTCATAGGGCGTGAGCCAATCGCTCGCATTGCGGGCCAGCCACTCAAAACCACCATGATCGCGGCAGTGTTGCAGCGTCCAGTTGACGTAGGTGTCGATGTCGGAGGCGAAGCAGAAGGTGCCTTCCGGCTTCAGGACCTTGTGGAAGCGCTGCAGGTTCACTTGCGAGACGAAACGTCGCTTCCAGTGCTTTTTCTTGGGCCAGGGATCAGCGTAGAGAAGATCGATCTGGTCGATCTGGCCTTCCGGTAACCAGTCCAGCAATTGGGTCGCGTCATCATCATAGACGCGAATGTTCTTCAGACCCTCGGCCTCGACGACCGCGAGTAGTTTTGCCATGGAATTGACGAAGGGTTCGACACCGATAAAGCCGGTCGTCGGATTGTTCCGGGCCCGGTGAACCAGATGCTCACCGCCCCCGAAGCCGATTTCGAGACGGATCTTGTCGACGGGAATAGGGAAGAGCGACTTGAGATCACCCGGCACCGGCGACGCCAGGTCGACCTTCAGCTCCGGCAGGACGGTTTCCATGCGCTCGACCTGTTGCTCGCGCAACGGCTTGCCCTTGCGTCGACCGAAGAAAGCTTCGGTCGACCTCGTCCTGCGTTCCTGTTCCGTCATTCAGATCAAGCCTTGATCGTATCCTTGAGCGGCTTGACCAGATCCAGCTTCTCCCAGGAGAAGGAACCATCACGGCCAGCCTTGCGGCCGAAATGGCCGTAGGCCGACGTCTTAGCATAGATCGGCTTGTTCAGGTCAAGATGGCGGCGGATGCCCGATGGGGACAAGTCCATGACCTTGCGGATGCCGGCTTCGACCTCGTCCTCGGTCACCTTGCCGGTGCCATGCAGGTCGACATAGATCGACAGCGGCTGGGCAATGCCGATGGCATAGGAGATCTGGATCGTGCAGCGGTCAGCCAGACCGGCAGCGACGACGTTCTTTGCGAGGTAGCGGGCAGCGTAAGCGGCCGAGCGGTCGACCTTGGTCGTGTCCTTGCCGGAGAAGGCGCCACCGCCATGGGGGGCTGCACCGCCATAGGTGTCGACGATGATCTTGCGGCCGGTGAGGCCGGCGTCACCATCCGGGCCGCCGATGACGAACTTGCCGGTCGGGTTGATATACCAGGCGCAATCGTCGGCAATTTTCAGGTCGCCCAGTGCTTCCTGGATATAGGGCTCGACGACCTCGCGAACCTTCTTGGAGTCCCAGCTCTCGTCGAGGTGCTGGGTGGAGAGAACGATCGACGTTGCTTCGGCAGGCTTGCCGTCAACGTAACGGACGGTGACCTGGCTCTTGGCATCAGGGCCGAGCTTGCCGACATCGCCCTCGCCCTTCTTGCGGGCGGCAGAGA
Encoded here:
- a CDS encoding ribokinase, with product MITVFGSINMDLVATTPRLPKPGETVAGTGFATAAGGKGANQALAARRAGAEVRMVGAVGRDEFAGPALDLLDKAGAILSAVARVDGPTGTALILVGGDGENMIAVVPAANGTVSAAQAESAIEGMQDGDILMVQQEVPAGSVEAALKSAKARGVRTVLNIAPLTPETEDLAALADIVIANETEFERLVGRDNLTGEEREQILLDMHGKTGQILIVTLGADGVIAAEGGTVHRTKGLKIVPVDTVGAGDTFCGYLAASLDAGLAFGDALRRAAVAGSLACLKAGAQPSIPVAADVTASL
- a CDS encoding methyl-accepting chemotaxis protein, giving the protein MFAFFTRSIAAKLLVVTGVAIGLVLFLSNLVLISQTRDRVHSLTMEQANAEAKSIAREIAGDIGELASAARTMSGVIGRGHEGKSLDRQGITNILKANLEQNPFAFGSWMAEEPRAIDGQKDEIKGKLELSANDDGDFTPYWSKDRNGDIQFSTFRADYPAEWYALAAKSGKGAITAPYLAEGTDVPTTMSSIAYPVYSGGKLLGVTGVDMSLLSLSEKLKALKPFETGRVLLVAQGAQWLVAPTDELLMKSYEAEGADALKTSLSNGTGSLVPNLSDASGEGYDRLLYPFAVPGVNATWAVIIDIPHAAINAPIEAQTMMMIIGGLIVLAAVMLALFLAVRSIAQRPLHGLVGDVERMTKGDYASDVSNQDRQDEIGLVAKALDGFRHKLAESNMLAAEADAQRKAAEGERRRNEDERTQSASVQQHVVTALGSGLAQLSQGNLTYRIADEFPGEYAALKRDFNDAVTSLEQALASVNGSVVNIAAGTSEISESAADLSKRTEQQAASLEETAAALNELTEQVNSSADNAGTAANTVSVAVKDAEKSGEVVQKAVASMHGIEQSSQEISRIIGVIDEIAFQTNLLALNAGVEAARAGEAGKGFAVVAQEVRELAQRSATAAKEIKALINASAAQVKDGVELVGEAGQTLEKIAQQVMQINGLIRQISASASEQASGLKEVNAAVNQMDQVTQQNAAMVEETTAASMALRNESDTLRGLVAKFQVTGAAAPVAALRAAAETMRSPATSTAASPRAPVYTPAPRKMAAAGGAAASADNWEEF
- a CDS encoding nucleoside hydrolase → MTEPRKIIIDTDPGQDDAAALMLAFASPDELDLLGITTVAGNVPLTMTSRNARIVCELCGETDRRVFEGADRPMVRPLVTAEHVHGKTGLDGAVLPEPTMAVQSQHAVDFIIETVRNEPAGTVTLCTLGPLTNIGLALQKAPDIAPRVKELVMMGGGFSEGGNITPAAEFNIYVDPHAAAAVLGSGIPVTIMPLDVTHQLMTTKARVARMAALGTKPAKVMVEWLEFFERFDEEKYGSDGGPLHDPTVVAYLLKPELFSGRHCNVEVELQSELTVGMTVVDWWRVSGRTPNATFMRSVDADGFFDLLIERFARL
- a CDS encoding Hsp20 family protein; protein product: MTRNRLPSEAFIITFDTGDGSAFRRPRGSDGYPPYDIERLPPQKGSERLRVTLAVAGFAEDELDVSVEASQLVIRGKQAEREEADYLFRGIASRQFQRVFAIEDGMEVTGASLRNGLLAIEIIRHDPVHLVRKINISTAE
- a CDS encoding DUF1150 family protein; the protein is MLLKEASSRLTKSELAHLGAGEVGYIRKMKSDDVSRCFPEAPEIDPTLDLWALFAADGTPILLTDNRSSTFFKAAEDDLKTVSLH
- the trmB gene encoding tRNA (guanosine(46)-N7)-methyltransferase TrmB, whose translation is MTEQERRTRSTEAFFGRRKGKPLREQQVERMETVLPELKVDLASPVPGDLKSLFPIPVDKIRLEIGFGGGEHLVHRARNNPTTGFIGVEPFVNSMAKLLAVVEAEGLKNIRVYDDDATQLLDWLPEGQIDQIDLLYADPWPKKKHWKRRFVSQVNLQRFHKVLKPEGTFCFASDIDTYVNWTLQHCRDHGGFEWLARNASDWLTPYEGWPGTRYEAKARREGRSSAYLTFQKRRFASL
- the metK gene encoding methionine adenosyltransferase, yielding MRANYLFTSESVSEGHPDKVCDRISDEIVDLVYREAAKTGVDPWTVRIACETLATTNRVVIAGEVRLPPSLMKTDKNGNEVINPAKFKSAARKAIRDIGYEQDGFHWKTAKIDVLLHSQSAHIAQGVDKAADSSNSEGAGDQGIMFGYACKETPDLMPAPIYYSHKILQTLSAARKKGEGDVGKLGPDAKSQVTVRYVDGKPAEATSIVLSTQHLDESWDSKKVREVVEPYIQEALGDLKIADDCAWYINPTGKFVIGGPDGDAGLTGRKIIVDTYGGAAPHGGGAFSGKDTTKVDRSAAYAARYLAKNVVAAGLADRCTIQISYAIGIAQPLSIYVDLHGTGKVTEDEVEAGIRKVMDLSPSGIRRHLDLNKPIYAKTSAYGHFGRKAGRDGSFSWEKLDLVKPLKDTIKA